In a single window of the Hydrogenobaculum sp. 3684 genome:
- a CDS encoding 6-carboxytetrahydropterin synthase: MPYTIRVKKKFNAAHFLTYYKGAPEPIHGHTFGIEVFIEANNLDKGGIGVDFVEIDQYLDEILPDYKLLNDVFDFSPSAENLAKYFFDTLKTKYNVKKVIVWETENCGAEYYE; encoded by the coding sequence ATGCCTTATACAATAAGGGTTAAGAAGAAGTTTAACGCCGCTCATTTTCTTACATATTACAAAGGGGCTCCAGAACCCATTCATGGTCATACTTTTGGCATAGAGGTTTTTATAGAGGCAAATAATCTGGACAAAGGTGGCATAGGTGTTGATTTTGTAGAGATAGATCAATATCTTGATGAAATATTACCAGATTATAAGCTTTTAAACGATGTATTTGATTTTTCACCAAGCGCCGAAAATTTAGCTAAATATTTTTTTGATACATTAAAAACAAAATACAACGTTAAAAAAGTAATAGTTTGGGAAACAGAAAACTGCGGTGCCGAATATTACGAATAA
- a CDS encoding FtsW/RodA/SpoVE family cell cycle protein yields MRPVDLALTILFIQIIGLVGVYSSTYTTYGFQYGLFIKQLLYIFLSWVIMYGISRVRFSSVLSLAPLIYGVNLFLLIAVMFVGKTIYGAKRWIGVGPFGIQPSEFMKASVILIVDYIIYMSPYLKAQKIAYILLSIGIPFLIIYKQPDLGSAVIMTLPVMSLVFFAKFPKNFFRYAIPIAMVIPIVAWHFMKQYQKERILTVLNPKAYYSKGGYQLIQSIISIGSGRIFGKGFLKGTQSHLLFLPERHTDFIFSVIAEEFGFVISVVIIILYLYLVLRLLSISYYLRLYTEKIYVVMVAAFIFFHSTINLAMAMGLVPVVGIPLPFISYGGSNIMVSSILLGLCFSIVNSHRETKFSLLSHDSIIKYDTGD; encoded by the coding sequence ATGCGCCCCGTTGACTTAGCACTCACTATACTCTTTATTCAGATAATAGGGTTGGTGGGAGTTTATAGTTCTACATACACCACTTACGGTTTTCAATATGGACTTTTTATAAAACAACTTTTATATATTTTCTTAAGTTGGGTTATCATGTATGGTATAAGTAGGGTTAGGTTCTCTTCAGTTCTTTCTTTAGCTCCTTTGATATATGGTGTAAATCTTTTTCTTTTAATAGCGGTGATGTTTGTTGGAAAAACTATATACGGTGCAAAAAGATGGATAGGCGTAGGTCCTTTTGGCATACAACCATCGGAGTTTATGAAGGCCTCCGTAATACTTATAGTAGATTATATAATTTATATGAGCCCTTATTTAAAAGCCCAAAAAATAGCTTATATACTCCTTAGTATCGGTATACCCTTTCTTATAATATATAAGCAACCAGATTTGGGTTCTGCGGTGATAATGACATTACCTGTAATGTCTTTGGTATTCTTTGCGAAGTTTCCAAAAAATTTTTTCAGATACGCAATACCTATAGCAATGGTAATTCCTATAGTAGCGTGGCATTTTATGAAGCAATATCAAAAAGAGCGGATATTGACGGTTTTAAACCCAAAAGCCTATTACTCCAAAGGTGGTTATCAGCTTATCCAATCCATAATATCAATAGGCTCTGGTAGAATTTTTGGCAAAGGTTTTTTAAAAGGCACCCAATCTCACCTTCTGTTTCTACCGGAAAGACATACCGACTTTATTTTTTCTGTTATAGCGGAAGAGTTTGGATTTGTGATATCTGTGGTTATAATAATATTGTATTTGTATTTGGTTTTGAGGCTTTTAAGTATATCTTACTATTTGAGATTGTATACAGAAAAAATATACGTGGTGATGGTGGCAGCTTTTATATTTTTTCATTCTACGATAAATTTGGCTATGGCTATGGGTCTTGTGCCGGTGGTGGGTATACCGCTTCCTTTTATTTCTTATGGAGGAAGTAATATAATGGTTAGCTCTATACTTCTTGGACTCTGCTTTTCAATAGTAAACAGTCATAGAGAAACCAAGTTTAGCCTTTTATCCCACGATAGCATTATAAAGTATGATACTGGGGATTAA
- the thiC gene encoding phosphomethylpyrimidine synthase ThiC: protein MREDWSLRSNWTNKTQMHLARQGIISEEMRYVAKVEGLHPEFVRQEVARGRMIIPANINHRHLKPMCIGINSKVKVNANIGNSKLASDIPQEIEKAKISIKYGADTIMDLSTGEAIKETREAIINAVDVPVGTVPIYEAFKIAKNRIKDITEDLILDVIEEQARQGVSYMTIHAGVLKEFIPLTTHRVMGIVSRGGALMAQWMLEHGKQNPLYTNFDKICEIFKKYDVSFSLGDGLRPGAIADASDEAQLSELMVLGELTKKAWEHDVQVMVEGPGHVPMNQIEFNMKIQQKYCHEAPFYVLGPLVIDVAPGYDHIASAIGAAMAGWYGAAMLCYVTPKEHLGLPNLEDVKQGLIAYKIAAHAADVAKGLPGAREWDLEMSKARYAFDWNRQFELAIDPETARAYHDETLPQEGYKTAKFCSMCGPEFCSYRISQNVKTDFEEQLAEGTWQTP, encoded by the coding sequence ATGAGAGAAGATTGGAGCCTAAGAAGCAACTGGACCAATAAAACACAAATGCACCTTGCAAGGCAAGGTATTATAAGTGAAGAAATGCGTTATGTGGCAAAGGTAGAAGGTCTTCACCCAGAGTTTGTACGTCAAGAGGTGGCAAGAGGCCGTATGATAATACCTGCCAACATAAACCATAGACACTTAAAACCTATGTGTATAGGTATAAATTCAAAAGTTAAAGTAAATGCAAATATAGGAAACTCAAAGCTTGCATCAGATATACCACAAGAGATAGAGAAAGCAAAAATCTCCATCAAGTATGGCGCAGATACAATAATGGATCTATCCACTGGTGAAGCTATAAAAGAAACAAGAGAAGCTATTATAAATGCAGTTGATGTGCCAGTAGGTACAGTGCCAATATATGAAGCTTTTAAGATAGCAAAAAATAGAATAAAGGATATTACCGAAGATCTTATTTTAGATGTAATAGAAGAACAAGCAAGGCAAGGCGTTTCTTATATGACCATTCACGCTGGCGTGCTAAAGGAGTTTATACCCCTTACTACTCATAGAGTTATGGGCATAGTATCAAGAGGCGGTGCCCTCATGGCACAGTGGATGCTAGAGCATGGAAAGCAAAACCCTCTTTATACAAACTTTGATAAAATATGTGAGATATTTAAAAAATACGACGTATCTTTTTCTTTAGGAGATGGGCTAAGACCTGGAGCCATAGCAGATGCATCAGACGAAGCTCAGTTATCAGAGCTTATGGTGCTTGGAGAGCTCACAAAGAAAGCATGGGAGCACGATGTACAGGTAATGGTGGAAGGACCTGGGCATGTACCGATGAATCAAATAGAGTTTAATATGAAAATCCAACAAAAATACTGTCATGAAGCACCATTTTATGTACTTGGTCCTTTGGTGATAGATGTGGCGCCAGGTTATGATCACATAGCTTCTGCTATAGGTGCTGCAATGGCTGGTTGGTATGGGGCTGCTATGCTTTGTTATGTGACTCCAAAAGAACATCTTGGTTTACCTAATCTAGAAGATGTAAAACAAGGTCTCATAGCTTACAAGATAGCTGCTCACGCTGCAGATGTGGCAAAAGGTTTACCAGGAGCTAGAGAATGGGACTTAGAAATGTCAAAAGCAAGATACGCTTTTGATTGGAATCGCCAATTTGAACTTGCCATAGACCCAGAAACCGCAAGAGCTTACCACGATGAAACGCTTCCACAAGAAGGATACAAGACTGCAAAATTCTGTTCTATGTGTGGACCTGAGTTTTGTTCTTACCGTATATCTCAAAACGTGAAAACAGACTTTGAAGAGCAACTAGCTGAAGGTACATGGCAAACCCCTTGA
- a CDS encoding DUF1732 domain-containing protein, which yields MTGFAQKTAEIDGFSIVLTLKSVNGKGLDISVKIPSQDFQTLETYIKDRIKSSLARGTVLVSIDLKQTKDIKNMDVGFLENIIKDLKETCQRLNINLTDDKIFDIAMETYKTSQEKDEEKKERIKDTITMLFEQALKEFMESKEKEGEFLIKDIKSRVELLEEYLSKAKESFKEYENASKEKIIEKAKSLSLEEQNPIVVNELMLLLQKLDISEEISRIENHLNHILDIISSEQIEKGKKIEFVAQELHREITTMSNKVPELSRIAVNMKYETDKIKQQSANLE from the coding sequence ATGACCGGGTTTGCCCAGAAAACTGCGGAGATAGACGGCTTTAGTATAGTTTTAACCTTAAAATCTGTAAACGGGAAGGGTCTTGACATATCTGTTAAGATTCCTTCTCAGGATTTTCAAACCCTAGAAACCTATATAAAAGATAGGATAAAAAGCTCTTTGGCAAGAGGTACTGTTTTAGTGTCCATAGATTTAAAACAAACAAAAGATATTAAGAATATGGATGTGGGATTTTTGGAAAATATAATAAAAGATTTAAAAGAAACCTGTCAAAGGTTAAACATAAACCTAACGGATGATAAAATCTTTGATATTGCTATGGAAACTTACAAAACCTCCCAAGAAAAAGATGAAGAGAAAAAAGAGCGTATTAAAGATACTATCACAATGCTTTTTGAACAAGCGTTAAAGGAGTTTATGGAATCCAAAGAAAAAGAGGGAGAATTTCTTATAAAAGATATAAAATCCCGTGTAGAGCTTTTAGAAGAATACCTATCAAAAGCAAAAGAAAGTTTTAAAGAATATGAAAACGCATCAAAGGAAAAAATAATAGAAAAAGCCAAGAGTTTAAGTTTAGAAGAGCAAAATCCTATAGTGGTAAATGAACTTATGCTTTTACTTCAAAAGCTTGATATATCTGAAGAAATATCTCGTATAGAAAATCATCTTAATCATATACTCGATATAATATCCTCAGAGCAAATAGAAAAGGGGAAGAAGATAGAATTTGTGGCTCAGGAACTTCACAGGGAGATTACCACGATGTCCAACAAAGTGCCAGAACTATCTCGTATAGCTGTTAATATGAAGTATGAAACCGATAAAATAAAGCAACAGTCTGCAAACTTAGAATAA
- a CDS encoding MTH1187 family thiamine-binding protein, with amino-acid sequence MSYILSISMFPVDKGESLSQYVSKVSKIIHESGLEYVITPMATMIESTEIEPLLEIIKKGLEAMQQDSNRIYVNMAIDYRKGDKTGRLKQKVESLKSKIG; translated from the coding sequence ATGAGCTACATACTTTCTATAAGCATGTTTCCAGTGGATAAAGGTGAATCTCTAAGTCAATATGTGTCAAAGGTGTCTAAGATTATTCACGAGTCAGGTCTTGAGTATGTAATAACACCCATGGCCACCATGATAGAAAGCACGGAGATAGAACCACTTCTTGAAATAATAAAGAAAGGGCTTGAGGCAATGCAACAAGATTCTAACAGAATATACGTCAATATGGCTATAGACTATAGGAAAGGAGACAAGACCGGAAGGTTAAAACAGAAGGTAGAGTCTTTAAAATCAAAGATTGGTTAA